A genomic region of bacterium contains the following coding sequences:
- a CDS encoding aminotransferase class V-fold PLP-dependent enzyme codes for MFETSSKAFPVKDYYIFLNSCGVSPLHQAALEALIESVQRQALHGIKAFEGYHELLRSIHTELGKILQANPSDISILRNTAECLSVVAQGLVAAQALVAGDEVVTYEHEYPSNFYPWKYLERNGIVLKIIPDLRIDPQRPHSFSYQSVVQALTAKTKLLALSHVQFTSGFACDIARIAELCAERGIDFVVDAAQSLGALPIYPEALKISAIAAPSSKWLIGPSSLALLYTSPKFRQKLAPVLTGQDMMKQGVDYLNLTLDPHPDGRMFEYSTIAPAELHGFEVTLKQIFSGQKMEAIRDRIFSLQDKFLTVVDRKFYQPVLFPDKINRSGILSFVTKTDPVELMKEIIKRGVFVSSRGGYLRFAPQMYITEEEVIRAGQVWNEAAFASC; via the coding sequence ATGTTTGAGACTTCAAGTAAAGCGTTTCCAGTAAAAGATTATTACATCTTTTTAAATAGCTGCGGGGTTTCGCCGCTGCATCAAGCTGCTCTCGAAGCGTTAATTGAGTCCGTGCAGCGCCAAGCATTGCACGGAATTAAGGCGTTTGAGGGCTATCATGAACTACTGCGCTCAATTCACACTGAGCTTGGAAAAATTTTACAAGCAAATCCAAGCGACATTTCAATCCTACGTAATACCGCAGAGTGTTTGAGTGTAGTTGCGCAAGGATTAGTTGCGGCGCAGGCCCTTGTCGCAGGTGATGAAGTTGTGACTTACGAGCATGAGTACCCATCTAATTTTTATCCTTGGAAATATTTGGAACGGAATGGCATTGTCTTGAAAATTATTCCGGACCTGCGGATTGACCCACAACGCCCACATTCGTTTAGTTATCAGTCGGTAGTTCAGGCACTCACAGCTAAAACAAAATTACTGGCACTCAGTCATGTGCAATTTACTAGTGGCTTTGCTTGCGACATTGCGCGTATTGCAGAGCTTTGTGCGGAGCGCGGAATTGATTTTGTAGTTGATGCGGCACAAAGCCTAGGGGCCTTGCCGATTTACCCTGAAGCGCTGAAAATCTCAGCGATAGCCGCACCTTCGTCGAAGTGGCTTATTGGGCCGAGCTCGCTAGCGCTACTTTATACTAGTCCAAAATTTCGCCAAAAACTTGCGCCAGTTTTAACTGGGCAAGATATGATGAAACAGGGAGTGGATTATTTAAATCTGACACTTGACCCACATCCCGACGGTAGAATGTTTGAATATAGCACGATTGCGCCAGCTGAGTTGCATGGATTTGAGGTTACGCTCAAGCAGATTTTTTCAGGCCAGAAAATGGAGGCAATTCGCGATAGGATTTTTAGTCTACAAGACAAATTTTTAACTGTTGTTGACCGTAAATTTTATCAACCAGTTTTATTCCCCGACAAAATTAATCGCTCCGGAATTCTTTCATTTGTAACTAAAACGGACCCGGTGGAGTTGATGAAGGAAATTATTAAGCGCGGTGTGTTTGTTTCTTCTCGTGGTGGATATCTACGCTTTGCGCCTCAAATGTATATTACCGAGGAAGAGGTAATTCGGGCCGGGCAGGTTTGGAATGAAGCGGCATTTGCCTCGTGCTAA